The nucleotide window AACGCGCTCCGGTATAAGCGCCGATCATGGTTGATCCCCCAAAGGTTGCCGCCGTTTGAGGGCGTACATTACCCAGTTTCCAATGGGGAATTGCTCCTAATAAACTGACTGTTCCTACCGCTAATAAAGTAATGGGGATTGCTTCTTTAGGAGGTACACCCATAACATAAACTAGGGTAGGAACGGCTAAAACTGAACCACCACCCCCGATTAATCCAAGACTAATCCCGATACAAACCGCAATTATATGACCAATAACCCAAATCAACATCGATATTTCCCCATAAATGTTTAAGATTCGGCGAGTAACTGCCATTCCAGCAGTACCGGTGCCGGCACAAATAGCACTCGCTCTCTTTCTAGCGGCAATATCAACCGTATTCGCCCGTTAGCCGGTAATTGAGATAATATTTCTTTGAGATCGTATTGACCTACGTTAGGAGCGGGTGTTGCTTTGGCAAAGTGATCTTGAGCGTCTAAAATCTTCCCCTTACCCGTGATGATTTCCAAAGTTTTAGGATGAATAAAGGTAACGTTTCCGGGAAATCCGACTAAACGTAGCTCGATCGTTTTCACTTCCCCTTCTTGAACACGCTTAAATAGAACGACTTGCCAAGTGCTGCCGGTTTCATCGGGTAAACTATGGCGAGATTGATATAACACTTGTCCGGGTGCTTCTTCCTGTTGTCGGATAACTGCATTCCCCGGTTGAGGAAAGCCTAAACAGATAGATAATAGAATAATAATACTTAAAATTACAGAGACAAAAAATCGCATCTTTATTTTCCGGTTGTTGGTTGTAAAGCTTCTTTAAGAGTCGGAATAAAAACGGAATACATTCCCCGTAAATCCCCTTCTTTGAAATCATAAGCGAGATCTTGAGGATATTTTCCCCAATAAATTGAGGTCGAGAATTTTTAGCCCCATGACAAGCTAAACAGGTTGCCTCAACGTTAATACGGCGATAGTAATGAATTCCGTCTTGATTATTAAGCTTTTCTTCTTGCCAAAAACCGATTAACTCTGGATTTTGGTCAAATTTTGCCAAGGCCATCTGTTCATTTAATGTGGTGGGAGCATGGGAGGAATTGCGATATTTTTTGGCGATTTGTTTAACTTGCCAGCCATTGTCTTGAGAGAGTTGTTTGGCTCTCATGCCTACGGGTTGACAAACTTGTTTAAAGGTTTCGGGGGTTGGGGGTTCGGTTTGTTCTTTTAAACTTTCAGCCAAGCTAGACCGCATCGAATCAAGATATTCAATCTCTTGGACGGCTTTAACGAGATCTGTTGGATCATTTAGGGCGTAAGCGTTGCCGGGTTGCAAAATTAGGCTCACAAGCCCAAAAAAACCGATGATTATAGCTAACTTAAAAACTTTCATGAGTGCCCCTGCTTTTTTAACTAATTAGTTATATAATGATATCATAGATCGATTATGTTTTATCAAAAATGTCAGGTGAAGACCCTACCTAAAATCTCCTTAATCAGAAAACAAACCAGATTTAGGTAGGGATGAAACCTGACCAATATATAAACGCCCACTCTTAGCTTAACTTTTTTGCTCAAAACAGATAATCTATGCTATCCTTGATTCAAGGAGGTATCAGACATGGGTAATAAAGCATATCGTTTTAGGCTCTATCCTAATCAAGAACAACAGGCATTTTTAGCTAAATGCTTTGGCTGCTCTAGATTTGTCTATAACCATTTCCTGAGAGTTACCACCGATGTCTATGCCGAATCTAAAAAACATTTTCGCTATAAAGAGTGGGCAAGATTACTTGTTCAACTCAAGAAAGAATTTCAATGGTTGGCGGAGGTTAACTCTCAATCTTTACAGCAAACTTTAAAAGATTTAGAATCTGCTTTTACTAGATTCTTCAAGAAGTTAGCGAAGTTTCCCCGATTCAAGAAACGGCTTTCAAGGCAATCTTTTAGAGTTCCCCAACATTTTTCTGTCACTTCGGACGGAAAGCTTAAACTTCCTAAGATGAACCCAATTAAGATGGTTGTTCACAGGGAGATTGAAGGAACACTCAAAAATGTGACTATTAGTAAAACTCCTTCGGGTAAATATTACGCTTCGATTGTCACAGAAACCGAAATATATAAAGCACCATTAACAGGTGAAAAAATCGGTTTGGACTTAGGATTAAAAGATTTTGTTATCACTTCTAAGCCTGAAAAGTTTCCTAACCCTAGATATTTTCAGAAATCTTTGAGACGGTTAAAAATACGACAAAGGAGGTTAAGTCGTAAGGTTAAAGGTGCTAATAACCGAAGTAAAGCTAGATTAATAGTAGCTAAGATTCATGAAAAAGTAGCCAATCAACGATTAGACTATCAACATAAAATAAGTCTAAAACTAACTTGTGAGAACCAAGCAATTAGCTGTGAAGACTTAAATATCAAGGGGATGGTTAAAAATCGGAAGTTGGCTAAACAAATTAGTGATGTTGCTTGGGGGCAATTCCTAACTCTTTTAGAATATAAGGGAGATATCTATGGCTGTGAAATCCACAGGGTTGATAGATTCTTTCCCAGTTCTAAAAGGTGTTCTAAGTGTGGATATATCAAAGAAGATTTAACTCTCACTGATAGAGAGTGGACTTGCCCCGAATGTTCTGAACATCACGATAGAGATGTCAACGCTTGTTACAACTTGCTACAGTTTTCTGATTTAAAAATACCGTTGGAAGAACGGGAATTTACGCCTAACCAGACAGTTGAAATGCTGTGTATCAAGAGCGTTAGTTCTTGAGGGTAGGAAGCCCCAACCATAGCGTTAGCTTGGTTGGGGTACTTCACCGCTCATCAAATCAAGAAAAATATAATGGAAAACAATCTTCCCATAGAGAACCCTTCTTTATCCCGACGGCAGTTACTCAACTTTTTAACTGGGGCAGTCGTGGCGACAACAGCCGGTGCAAGCCTTTACCCGGCCTTAAAATTCTTTATCCCTCCTCAAGAAAAAACCCAAGGAGGCGCAATTCTGGCTAAAGATGTGTTAGGAAATCCGATTCCTGCGGGTCAAATTTTAGCGAACCCTGCCGGAACTCGTGCTTTAGTAGCCGGATTAGCCGGAGAACCGACCTATT belongs to Gloeothece citriformis PCC 7424 and includes:
- a CDS encoding DUF3122 domain-containing protein — protein: MLYQSRHSLPDETGSTWQVVLFKRVQEGEVKTIELRLVGFPGNVTFIHPKTLEIITGKGKILDAQDHFAKATPAPNVGQYDLKEILSQLPANGRIRLILPLERERVLFVPAPVLLEWQLLAES
- the tnpB gene encoding IS200/IS605 family element RNA-guided endonuclease TnpB, producing the protein MGNKAYRFRLYPNQEQQAFLAKCFGCSRFVYNHFLRVTTDVYAESKKHFRYKEWARLLVQLKKEFQWLAEVNSQSLQQTLKDLESAFTRFFKKLAKFPRFKKRLSRQSFRVPQHFSVTSDGKLKLPKMNPIKMVVHREIEGTLKNVTISKTPSGKYYASIVTETEIYKAPLTGEKIGLDLGLKDFVITSKPEKFPNPRYFQKSLRRLKIRQRRLSRKVKGANNRSKARLIVAKIHEKVANQRLDYQHKISLKLTCENQAISCEDLNIKGMVKNRKLAKQISDVAWGQFLTLLEYKGDIYGCEIHRVDRFFPSSKRCSKCGYIKEDLTLTDREWTCPECSEHHDRDVNACYNLLQFSDLKIPLEEREFTPNQTVEMLCIKSVSS
- a CDS encoding Tll0287-like domain-containing protein; the encoded protein is MKVFKLAIIIGFFGLVSLILQPGNAYALNDPTDLVKAVQEIEYLDSMRSSLAESLKEQTEPPTPETFKQVCQPVGMRAKQLSQDNGWQVKQIAKKYRNSSHAPTTLNEQMALAKFDQNPELIGFWQEEKLNNQDGIHYYRRINVEATCLACHGAKNSRPQFIGENILKISLMISKKGIYGECIPFLFRLLKKLYNQQPENKDAIFCLCNFKYYYSIIYLFRLSSTGECSYPTTGRSTRTSVISISP